The Mauremys mutica isolate MM-2020 ecotype Southern chromosome 1, ASM2049712v1, whole genome shotgun sequence genome has a segment encoding these proteins:
- the THAP2 gene encoding THAP domain-containing protein 2 translates to MEQPGRRHLIKGKERVSPDRPVCRPQEEMPTSCAAAGCAAVYNKSVNVSFHRFPLDPKRRKEWIRLVKRNNFVPGKHTFLCSKHFESSCFDLTGQTRRLRMDAVPTIFDFPAHLKLRKPMSRNLKKKDVYTPEGVSNFKTNISCRQVQLEHSYAFRSPMEAKKRIIKLEKEIASLRRRMKNCIQKEHRATQRWIEMTCLIKNLETNNILPGVTLDHILPNALRNLPLEDFRNILQEQQDHL, encoded by the exons ATGGAGCAGCCGGGACGCCGCCATCTTATTAAAGGGAAAGAGCGAGTCTCCCCAGACCGCCCCGTGTGCCGCCCGCAGGAGGAGATGCCGACCAGCTGCGCGGCGGCGGGCTGCGCCGCCGTTTACAACAAGAGCGTCAACGTCAGCTTCCACCG ATTTCCTTTGGATCCCAAGAGAAGAAAGGAATGGATACGTCTTGTAAAACGCAATAATTTTGTGCCAGGCAAACACACTTTTCTTTGCTCAAAGCATTTTGAATCCTCCTGTTTTGACCTAACTGGACAAACTAGACGACTTAGAATGGATGCTGTTCCTACAATTTTTGATTTCCCTGCTCATCTAAAACTCAGG aaacctATGTCAAGAAATCTGAAGAAGAAAGATGtttataccccagaaggggtatCTAACTTCAAAACAAACATTAGCTGTAGACAAGTACAACTTGAACACAGTTATGCTTTCAGAAGCCCCATGGAAGCCAAGAAAAGGATAATTAAGTTAGAAAAGGAGATAGCAAGCTTGAGAAGAAGAATGAAGAACTGCATTCAAAAAGAACATAGAGCCACACAAAGATGGATAGAAATGACTTGCCTCATCAAAAACTTGGAAACAAATAATATTTTGCCAGGAGTCACACTGGACCACATTTTACCAAATGCCTTAAGAAACCTTCCCTTGGAAGATTTCAGAAATATTTTACAAGAACAGCAAGACCATCTATAA